The Punica granatum isolate Tunisia-2019 chromosome 4, ASM765513v2, whole genome shotgun sequence genome has a window encoding:
- the LOC116205701 gene encoding 7-deoxyloganetin glucosyltransferase-like, giving the protein MSSLGNKPHAVVVPYPGQGHVIPLLKLAKLLHHRGFHITFVNTEFNHRRLLNSRGPDSMKGLPSFRFETIPDGLPYSEANATQDVPSLCYSTQQNCLPYFRELLLKLNNMASSSEIPPVSCLVTDWAMMFTLEAADEIGVPKLNFWTASACGLLGYLHFKPLTEKGIVPFGDASFQTNGCLDTLLDWIPGSKVMRLKDMPSFIRTTDPEDVMLNWFIIEAERNEQATAIVINTFDELEHDALEALRTMLPPVYTIGPLQHHLDQVPDPELKSIGSNLWKEDRGCFEWLNTKAPNSVLLVNFGCVTVMSSEHMVEFAWGLANSNQTFLWVIRPDLILGESDMLPPGFVNATEGRGLIASWVPQEEVLKHPAVGAFLTHSGWNSTLESVSAGVTMICWPFFAEQHTNCRYCCTEWGPIGMEINSDVKRDEVEALVREMMEGEKGKEMRNKVMEWKKKAREATMAPSGSSYVNLEAVINKVLLVPRK; this is encoded by the exons ATGAGCTCTCTCGGGAACAAGCCCCACGCAGTGGTCGTTCCATACCCGGGTCAAGGTCACGTAATCCCGTTGCTTAAGCTGGCAAAGCTGCTCCACCACCGGGGCTTCCACATCACATTTGTGAACACAGAATTCAACCACCGCCGCCTCCTCAATTCCAGGGGCCCCGACTCCATGAAGGGCCTCCCGAGCTTCCGGTTTGAGACAATACCCGACGGCCTCCCTTACTCTGAGGCAAACGCCACGCAGGATGTCCCCTCCCTCTGCTACTCCACCCAGCAGAATTGCTTGCCATACTTTAGGGAGTTGCTCTTGAAATTGAACAACATGGCTTCTTCTAGTGAGATCCCGCCAGTGAGTTGCTTGGTCACGGACTGGGCGATGATGTTCACGTTGGAGGCTGCGGACGAGATTGGGGTGCCGAAGCTGAATTTTTGGACTGCAAGTGCTTGTGGGCTCTTGGGCTACTTGCACTTCAAGCCTTTGACTGAGAAGGGCATTGTTCCATTCGGAG ATGCGTCTTTCCAGACAAATGGGTGCCTGGACACCCTCTTGGACTGGATTCCCGGTTCGAAAGTTATGCGCTTGAAGGACATGCCGAGCTTTATTCGAACCACAGACCCTGAAGATGTCATGCTGAATTGGTTCATTATCGAGGCCGAGAGAAACGAACAAGCCACTGCAATTGTCATCAACACATTTGACGAGTTGGAGCACGATGCGCTAGAAGCACTGAGGACCATGCTCCCCCCAGTGTACACAATCGGACCCCTTCAGCACCACCTAGACCAGGTCCCCGATCCCGAGCTGAAATCCATTGGATCCAATCTATGGAAGGAAGATCGAGGGTGCTTTGAGTGGCTCAACACCAAGGCACCTAATTCAGTCCTTTTAGTGAACTTTGGATGCGTGACGGTCATGTCATCGGAGCACATGGTTGAGTTCGCATGGGGACTCGCCAACAGCAACCAGACCTTTTTGTGGGTGATTCGGCCCGACCTTATACTCGGTGAGTCGGACATGTTGCCACCAGGTTTTGTCAACGCGACCGAAGGAAGGGGTTTAATAGCGAGCTGGGTCCCCCAGGAGGAGGTGCTCAAACACCCAGCGGTCGGGGCATTCCTGACCCACAGTGGATGGAACTCGACGCTCGAGAGTGTGTCTGCTGGCGTGACAATGATCTGCTGGCCGTTCTTTGCGGAGCAGCACACGAACTGCAGGTACTGCTGCACCGAGTGGGGGCCAATAGGGATGGAGATCAACAGTGATGTTAAGAGGGATGAAGTGGAAGCGCTAGTTAGGGAGATGATGGAGGGAGAGAAAGGGAAGGAGATGAGAAACAAAGTCATGGAGTGGAAGAAAAAAGCCAGAGAAGCTACCATGGCTCCTTCCGGGTCATCTTACGTTAATCTTGAGGCCGTGATCAATAAGGTGTTACTTGTGCCGAGGAAGTAG
- the LOC116205700 gene encoding 7-deoxyloganetin glucosyltransferase-like — protein sequence MGSLGNRPHAVVVPFPAQGHITPALKLAKLLHHRGFHITFVNTEFNHRRLLNSRGPSSMKGLPSFGFETIPDGLPYSEANATQDVPSLCYSTQRNCLPYFRELLLKLNNTASSSEIPPVSCLVTDGGMTFTLEAADEIGVPKLIFWTASACGLLGYLHFKPLIEKGIVPFKDASFLTNGCLDNLLDWIPGSKVMRLKDMPSFVRTTDPEDIMLNWYPIEAERKKQASAIVINTLDELEHNVLEALRTMLPPVYTIGPLQHHLDQVPDPQLKSIGSNLWKEDRGCFQWLNTKAPNSVLLVNFGSLTVMSSEHMVEFAWGLANSNQAFLWVIRPDLILGESAILPPGFVNATEGRGLMVSWVPQEEVLNHPAVGAFLTHSGWNSTLESVSAGVTMICWPFFAEQHTNCRYCCTEWGPIGMEINSDVKRDEVEGLVREMMEGEKGQEMRNKAMEWKKKAREATMAPSGSSYVNLETVINKVLLAPRKS from the exons ATGGGCTCTCTCGGGAACAGGCCCCACGCAGTCGTCGTTCCATTCCCAGCTCAAGGTCACATAACCCCGGCGCTTAAGTTGGCGAAGCTGCTCCACCACCGGGGCTTCCACATCACATTTGTTAACACAGAATTCAACCACCGCCGCCTCCTCAATTCCAGGGGCCCCAGCTCCATGAAGGGCCTCCCGAGCTTCGGGTTTGAGACGATACCCGACGGCCTCCCTTACTCTGAGGCCAACGCCACGCAGGATGTCCCCTCCCTCTGCTACTCCACCCAGCGGAATTGCTTGCCATACTTTAGGGAGTTGCTCTTGAAATTGAACAACACGGCTTCTTCTAGTGAGATCCCGCCAGTGAGTTGCTTAGTCACGGACGGGGGGATGACGTTCACGTTGGAGGCGGCGGACGAGATTGGGGTGCCGAAGCTGATTTTTTGGACTGCAAGTGCTTGTGGGCTCTTGGGCTACTTGCACTTCAAGCCTTTGATTGAGAAGGGCATTGTTCCATTCAAAG ATGCGTCTTTCCTGACAAATGGGTGCCTGGACAACCTCTTGGACTGGATTCCCGGTTCGAAAGTTATGCGCTTGAAGGACATGCCGAGCTTTGTTCGAACCACAGACCCTGAAGATATCATGCTGAATTGGTACCCTATCGAGGCCGAGAGAAAAAAACAAGCCTCTGCAATAGTCATCAACACATTAGACGAGTTGGAGCACAATGTGCTAGAGGCACTTAGGACCATGCTCCCCCCAGTGTACACAATCGGACCCCTGCAGCACCACCTAGACCAGGTCCCCGACCCCCAACTGAAATCCATTGGATCCAATCTATGGAAAGAAGATCGAGGGTGCTTCCAGTGGCTCAACACCAAGGCACCTAATTCGGTCCTTTTAGTGAACTTTGGGAGCTTGACAGTCATGTCATCGGAGCACATGGTTGAGTTCGCATGGGGACTCGCCAATAGCAACCAGGCCTTTTTGTGGGTGATTCGGCCCGACCTTATACTCGGTGAGTCTGCCATTTTGCCACCAGGTTTTGTCAACGCGACCGAAGGAAGGGGTTTAATGGTGAGCTGGGTCCCCCAAGAGGAGGTGCTCAACCACCCAGCGGTCGGGGCATTCCTGACCCACAGTGGATGGAACTCGACGCTCGAGAGTGTGTCTGCAGGCGTGACAATGATCTGCTGGCCGTTCTTTGCGGAGCAGCACACGAACTGCAGGTACTGCTGCACCGAGTGGGGGCCAATAGGGATGGAGATCAACAGTGATGTTAAGAGGGATGAAGTGGAAGGGCTAGTGAGGGAGATGATGGAGGGAGAGAAAGGGCAGGAGATGAGAAACAAAGCCATGGAGTGGAAGAAAAAAGCCAGAGAAGCTACCATGGCTCCTTCCGGGTCATCTTACGTTAATCTTGAGACCGTGATCAATAAGGTGTTACTTGCGCCGAGGAAGTCCTAA